One Egicoccus halophilus genomic region harbors:
- a CDS encoding (Fe-S)-binding protein, producing MTCLADTLRPEVGRATVTVLERLGIEVVFPRAQTCCGQAHINTGYARDALPLVRNFVDVFAPYDAVVAPSGSCVGSIRHQHALVARQAGDTELAARAEELGRRTHELSEFLVQVLGITDVGASYPHTVTYHPTCHSLRLLRVGDAPLALLRAVRGLRLQELDRADECCGFGGTFAIKNADTSTAMLADKMTHVLASGAEVCAASDASCLLHIGGGLSRLRTGVRTVHLAEILAATEDPV from the coding sequence GTGACCTGTCTCGCCGACACGTTGCGCCCCGAGGTCGGACGCGCGACGGTCACCGTGCTCGAGCGGCTCGGGATCGAGGTGGTGTTCCCGCGTGCGCAGACCTGCTGCGGGCAGGCGCACATCAACACCGGCTACGCCCGCGACGCCCTGCCGCTGGTGCGCAACTTCGTCGACGTCTTCGCCCCGTACGACGCCGTGGTCGCGCCGTCGGGGTCCTGTGTCGGCTCCATCCGCCACCAGCACGCGCTGGTCGCCCGGCAGGCCGGCGACACGGAGCTGGCCGCACGTGCCGAGGAACTGGGACGCCGGACCCACGAGCTCTCGGAGTTCCTCGTGCAGGTGCTGGGGATCACCGACGTCGGGGCCAGCTACCCGCACACCGTGACCTACCACCCGACCTGCCACTCGCTGCGGCTGCTGCGCGTCGGCGACGCTCCCCTGGCGCTGCTGCGGGCGGTGCGGGGCCTGCGGCTGCAGGAACTCGACCGGGCCGACGAGTGCTGCGGTTTCGGGGGCACCTTCGCGATCAAGAACGCCGACACCTCCACCGCGATGCTGGCCGACAAGATGACCCACGTGCTCGCGAGCGGCGCCGAGGTCTGTGCCGCCTCCGACGCCTCGTGCCTGTTGCACATCGGCGGTGGGCTCTCCCGCCTGCGGACCGGGGTGCGCACCGTCCACCTCGCCGAGATCCTCGCCGCCACGGAGGACCCGGTGTGA
- a CDS encoding LutB/LldF family L-lactate oxidation iron-sulfur protein has translation MLREQQPFPDAAREALADAQLRRNLGHATSTIRTKRARVVDEVADWEELRQAGRDLKRETLARLPELLETLEAQVTARGGTVHWARDANEANAIVTGLVRATGSREVVKVKSMATQEIGLNEALEDAGITALETDLAELIVQLAADRPSHILVPAIHRNRREIRDLFLRTIPDVDPALSDDPRALAATARRHLRERFLRARVAVSGANFGVAETGTLAVVESEGNGRMCLTLPRTLITVMGIEKVVPRFRDLEVFLQLLPRSSTGERMNPYTSLWTGVHAGDGPEAFHLVLLDNGRTAVLADEHGRDALHCIRCSACLNVCPVYERTGGHSYGSVYPGPIGAVLSPQLTGVEDNASLPYASSLCGACYDVCPVKIDIPSMLVHLRTQHVEAQRERRVPTPEAIGMAAAAWTMSDASRWEQAQAATRVGRWLGRREDRDAGRIRSLPGPLAAWTDRRDAPRPPTETFRAWWARERGHDA, from the coding sequence ATGCTGCGCGAGCAGCAGCCGTTCCCCGACGCGGCCCGCGAGGCCCTGGCCGACGCGCAACTGCGTCGCAACCTCGGCCACGCCACCTCGACCATCCGGACCAAGCGCGCGCGGGTCGTCGACGAGGTCGCGGACTGGGAGGAGCTGCGCCAGGCCGGACGTGACCTCAAGCGCGAGACGCTGGCGCGACTGCCCGAGCTGCTCGAGACCCTCGAGGCGCAGGTGACCGCCCGCGGCGGCACGGTGCACTGGGCCCGCGACGCCAACGAGGCCAACGCGATCGTCACCGGGCTCGTGCGGGCCACCGGCTCCCGGGAGGTGGTCAAGGTCAAGTCGATGGCGACCCAGGAGATCGGGCTGAACGAGGCACTCGAGGACGCCGGCATCACGGCCCTGGAGACCGACCTCGCCGAGCTCATCGTCCAGCTCGCCGCCGACCGGCCGTCACACATCCTCGTGCCGGCCATCCACCGCAACCGCCGCGAGATCCGCGACCTGTTCCTGCGCACCATCCCGGACGTCGACCCGGCACTGTCCGACGACCCCCGGGCACTGGCCGCGACCGCACGCCGCCACCTGCGCGAGCGTTTCCTGCGGGCCCGGGTGGCCGTCTCCGGCGCCAACTTCGGCGTGGCGGAGACCGGGACGCTGGCCGTGGTCGAGTCCGAGGGCAACGGCCGGATGTGCCTGACGCTGCCCCGCACGTTGATCACGGTGATGGGGATCGAGAAGGTCGTGCCCCGCTTCCGCGACCTCGAGGTGTTCCTCCAGCTGCTGCCGCGGTCGTCGACCGGGGAACGGATGAACCCCTACACCTCGCTGTGGACCGGGGTCCACGCGGGCGACGGTCCCGAGGCGTTCCACCTCGTCCTGCTCGACAACGGCCGCACCGCCGTGCTGGCCGACGAGCACGGCCGCGACGCACTGCACTGCATCCGGTGCAGCGCCTGTCTCAACGTCTGCCCGGTGTACGAGCGCACCGGTGGGCACAGCTACGGCTCGGTGTATCCCGGGCCGATCGGCGCGGTCCTCTCGCCGCAGCTGACCGGGGTCGAGGACAACGCCTCGCTCCCCTACGCCTCGTCGCTGTGCGGGGCCTGCTACGACGTCTGCCCGGTGAAGATCGACATCCCCTCCATGCTCGTGCACCTGCGCACGCAGCACGTCGAAGCCCAGCGCGAACGGCGCGTTCCCACCCCCGAGGCGATCGGCATGGCGGCGGCGGCGTGGACGATGTCGGACGCCTCGCGCTGGGAGCAGGCCCAGGCCGCCACCCGCGTCGGTCGCTGGCTCGGACGCCGGGAGGATCGCGACGCCGGACGGATCCGGTCGCTGCCGGGCCCGCTCGCCGCCTGGACGGACCGCCGCGACGCGCCGCGCCCGCCGACCGAGACGTTCCGTGCGTGGTGGGCGCGCGAGCGGGGACACGACGCGTGA
- a CDS encoding LutC/YkgG family protein, whose protein sequence is MSTAPPPSTPARDAVLARVRAALGPDPEQVEVARHYRTGDTTAPGEVVRRFAERVDEYRATVHRSDVAGLPPLLATIVGVAARVGVPAGLPAAWTDGLPAVRRDDGGLSVAAIDELDAVVTGCARAIAETGTIVLDGSPDQGRRALTLVPDHHVCVVPVDRIDATVPQAFARLVPTRPLTLISGPSATSDIELDRVEGVHGPRRLDVVLLDG, encoded by the coding sequence GTGAGCACCGCGCCCCCACCATCGACGCCCGCCCGCGACGCGGTGCTCGCACGCGTGCGCGCGGCGCTGGGCCCGGACCCGGAGCAGGTCGAGGTCGCCCGCCACTACCGCACCGGGGACACCACGGCACCCGGCGAGGTCGTGCGGCGGTTCGCCGAGCGGGTGGACGAGTACCGCGCGACCGTGCACCGCAGCGACGTGGCCGGCCTGCCGCCGCTGCTCGCGACGATCGTGGGCGTCGCGGCACGGGTCGGGGTGCCGGCCGGACTGCCGGCCGCGTGGACCGACGGGCTGCCTGCCGTCCGCCGCGACGACGGTGGGCTGAGCGTCGCGGCCATCGACGAGCTCGACGCGGTCGTGACCGGTTGCGCCCGGGCGATCGCGGAGACCGGCACGATCGTCCTCGACGGCTCCCCGGACCAGGGGCGGCGGGCACTGACGCTCGTGCCCGACCACCACGTGTGCGTGGTGCCGGTCGACCGCATCGACGCCACGGTCCCGCAGGCGTTCGCCCGGCTGGTGCCGACCCGGCCGCTGACCCTGATCAGTGGACCCTCCGCCACCAGCGACATCGAGCTCGACCGGGTCGAGGGGGTGCACGGGCCGCGACGGCTCGACGTCGTGCTGCTCGACGGCTGA
- a CDS encoding PQQ-binding-like beta-propeller repeat protein — MRWAAAAGAGLVVVVAAAVAAGTGALPTIQLPGDRPSADVELVADDTVPSGAPLSDEERARVLAPFDPANLRCEPRGCEAWRVETDGGDPGHPNGEVGRFGDLVVVAGRDRIDAHDLDTGEHRWSTSWPARADVRPRQAWTLILTADEERLVLVRPESGEAIGLDRDGTLAWHHVSERPAYHALVAGGVVVTAGHGLGSDGHLDPGDVEDPTGDVTDDVTDDVTGGGEDDAGDTGYVGERLTAIDATDGTVRWTRNDLQVSHSSQQALLAHDGDRHVRLDPGTGEVVADLPVSADAWISFGDGTTVFVTEPDLTHHVLDAETLEVLATIDDATELTPVLGEEAFVGLGGPADDDAADADASPVLRLYEADGRLRWERPLPDELRSRSLCCPQPRRHAGALVLATQQMGNRSEYTLAFDADTGEPVPTVADLLPGMPESTWWLSPDLAIDHRPERLRLWFRGTQVTVHGDDVWPVNLEPPLLVTNGRTLMRLDLEAVAEQQSIGRG; from the coding sequence GTGCGGTGGGCCGCCGCCGCGGGCGCCGGACTGGTCGTCGTGGTGGCCGCCGCCGTGGCCGCCGGCACCGGTGCGCTGCCGACGATCCAGCTGCCCGGTGATCGACCGAGCGCGGACGTCGAGCTCGTCGCCGACGACACGGTGCCCAGCGGCGCACCGCTGAGCGACGAGGAGCGCGCCCGCGTGCTCGCGCCGTTCGACCCGGCCAACCTGCGCTGCGAACCGCGCGGGTGCGAGGCCTGGCGGGTCGAGACCGACGGCGGCGACCCTGGGCACCCCAACGGCGAGGTCGGACGATTCGGCGACCTGGTCGTCGTCGCCGGCCGCGACCGGATCGACGCGCACGACCTCGACACCGGCGAACACCGGTGGAGCACGTCCTGGCCGGCCCGCGCGGACGTTCGGCCGAGGCAGGCGTGGACGCTCATCCTCACCGCCGACGAGGAGCGTCTCGTGCTGGTGCGCCCCGAGAGCGGCGAGGCGATCGGCCTCGACCGCGACGGCACGCTCGCCTGGCACCACGTCAGCGAGCGCCCGGCCTACCACGCGCTCGTCGCCGGCGGTGTCGTCGTCACCGCCGGTCACGGGCTTGGCAGCGACGGCCATCTCGACCCCGGTGACGTCGAGGACCCGACCGGCGACGTCACCGACGACGTCACCGACGACGTCACCGGCGGCGGGGAGGACGACGCGGGCGACACCGGGTACGTCGGCGAACGGCTCACGGCCATCGACGCCACCGACGGCACGGTGCGCTGGACGCGGAACGACCTGCAGGTGTCGCACTCGTCGCAGCAGGCACTGCTCGCGCACGACGGCGACCGCCACGTCCGGCTCGACCCCGGCACCGGCGAGGTCGTCGCCGACCTGCCGGTGTCGGCCGACGCCTGGATCAGCTTCGGGGACGGGACCACGGTCTTCGTCACCGAGCCCGACCTCACCCACCACGTGCTCGACGCCGAGACCCTCGAGGTGCTGGCCACCATCGACGACGCGACCGAACTGACTCCCGTGCTCGGCGAGGAGGCGTTCGTCGGCCTCGGCGGCCCGGCCGACGACGACGCAGCGGACGCGGACGCGTCGCCGGTCCTGCGCCTGTACGAGGCGGACGGGCGGCTGCGCTGGGAACGCCCGCTGCCCGACGAGCTGCGTTCCCGCTCGCTGTGCTGCCCGCAGCCGCGACGGCACGCCGGGGCGCTGGTGCTCGCCACGCAGCAGATGGGCAACCGGAGCGAGTACACGCTGGCGTTCGACGCCGACACCGGCGAGCCGGTCCCCACGGTCGCCGACCTGCTGCCGGGCATGCCCGAGAGCACCTGGTGGCTGTCCCCGGACCTGGCCATCGACCACCGCCCCGAGCGCCTGCGCCTGTGGTTCCGGGGGACGCAGGTGACCGTGCACGGCGACGACGTCTGGCCGGTCAACCTCGAGCCCCCGCTCCTGGTCACCAACGGCCGGACGCTGATGCGCCTCGACCTCGAGGCCGTCGCCGAGCAGCAGTCGATCGGACGCGGTTAA
- a CDS encoding HAD family hydrolase, which produces MGRNPDRDRHDTPTVEGRPSLDRVVSAAAELVGPTTSATDETEQRYARPDADRLGEAFLQQVAAGRTGASEAAFFDLDKTIIAGSSTLVMGRTLLRDGLISSTTVLKTFYAQAVYQLVGADHDKMEQMRHAAIELTRGWEAARVRRLVRETMETVIAPLAYAEALDLITRHQRAGRDVWIVSSSGEEIVEPFANYLEVRDVIATRSGIDDTGCYDGTLEFYAYAGAKATAIRQVAEVRGYDLDRCFAYSDSITDLPMLTVVGNPVAVNPDRELRAAATAMSWAVRDFHAPVRLRDRLPEVAKPRNEVLAGAVGAMAVGFAVWRFVLRGDG; this is translated from the coding sequence GTGGGCCGCAACCCCGACCGCGACCGACACGACACGCCGACCGTCGAGGGCCGGCCATCCCTCGACCGGGTGGTGTCCGCCGCCGCCGAGCTGGTCGGGCCCACCACGAGCGCCACGGACGAGACCGAACAGCGCTACGCCCGCCCGGACGCCGACCGCCTCGGCGAGGCGTTCCTGCAGCAGGTCGCCGCGGGGCGCACCGGCGCCAGCGAAGCGGCGTTCTTCGACCTCGACAAGACCATCATCGCCGGCTCGTCGACGCTGGTGATGGGCCGCACGCTGCTGCGTGACGGACTGATCAGTTCCACCACGGTGCTCAAGACCTTCTACGCGCAGGCGGTCTACCAACTCGTCGGGGCCGACCACGACAAGATGGAGCAGATGCGGCACGCCGCCATCGAGCTCACCCGGGGGTGGGAGGCCGCGCGGGTGCGGCGGCTCGTGCGCGAGACCATGGAGACCGTGATCGCCCCGCTGGCCTACGCCGAGGCGCTCGACCTGATCACCCGGCACCAGCGCGCCGGCCGCGACGTCTGGATCGTCTCCTCGTCGGGCGAGGAGATCGTGGAGCCGTTCGCGAACTACCTCGAGGTCCGCGACGTCATCGCGACCCGTTCGGGTATCGACGACACCGGCTGCTACGACGGCACGCTCGAGTTCTACGCCTACGCCGGGGCGAAGGCGACCGCGATCCGGCAGGTCGCCGAGGTCCGCGGCTACGACCTCGACCGGTGCTTCGCCTACTCCGACTCGATCACCGACCTGCCGATGCTCACCGTGGTCGGCAACCCGGTCGCGGTCAATCCGGACCGCGAGCTGCGTGCCGCGGCCACCGCGATGTCGTGGGCCGTGCGCGACTTCCACGCGCCGGTCCGCCTGCGCGACCGTCTGCCCGAGGTCGCCAAGCCGCGCAACGAGGTGCTGGCCGGCGCGGTGGGCGCCATGGCGGTCGGCTTCGCGGTCTGGCGCTTCGTGCTGCGCGGGGACGGCTGA
- a CDS encoding nuclear transport factor 2 family protein gives MGHAADVWEQLSGMLVSSDVSGVPQLYAADALYLEPYNPPHRGNLLIQAYLKDWLGGKEELAVQAKRVIEAADGASLGVEWTISYTAAGRRWNNLPRASFFGFDATGRINYHRDYT, from the coding sequence GTGGGCCACGCAGCAGACGTGTGGGAGCAGCTGTCGGGCATGCTCGTCAGCAGCGACGTGTCGGGGGTGCCGCAGCTGTATGCGGCCGACGCGCTGTACCTCGAGCCCTACAACCCGCCGCACCGCGGCAACCTGCTCATCCAGGCCTACCTCAAGGACTGGCTCGGCGGCAAGGAAGAGCTCGCCGTGCAGGCCAAGCGGGTGATCGAGGCCGCCGACGGCGCCTCGCTGGGCGTGGAGTGGACGATCTCGTACACGGCTGCCGGCCGGCGCTGGAACAACCTGCCGCGGGCGAGCTTCTTCGGCTTCGACGCCACCGGCCGCATCAACTACCACCGCGACTACACGTAG
- a CDS encoding M20/M25/M40 family metallo-hydrolase, translating into MSAEPLSRLPAETRVPEGLDDVAERLAEQLPQTLDWLRELVRIPSISVQPEHVADCRRSAEATADRLRDAGLEDVRLLELDGTHPYVTGSWVHAGEDAPTVLLYAHHDVQPVGTPDRWSSAPFAPTERDGRLYGRGSADDKAGILAHVAAIRAWLDARGSLPVNVKVVVEGEEEIGSPNLQRFLARHGAALQADVIVLTDLTNWQVGWPGLTYALRGMADVTVTVRAMQQPVHSGMWGGVVPDALTGTVRLLASLHDDTGAIAVAGFEDDVRPLGEDERARLAELEGDGVALAEDFRRDARLVPGAGFVGDDRRTVLERLWMRPTITPTGMDVPAVADAANTLLAQVRTKLSCRLAPGQDPERALAALRRHLEANVPWGLEVEVVFGERNPAWVTEPGGPAWDAAVAAMTAAYGRAPAAMGCGGSIPFVEPFSDAFGGAPCLLVGVEDPGSNAHGEDESLHLEDFAKACLTEAFLLAGLAEVPTA; encoded by the coding sequence GTGTCCGCCGAGCCGTTGTCCCGCCTGCCTGCCGAGACCCGGGTGCCCGAGGGCCTCGACGACGTCGCCGAACGGCTCGCCGAGCAGTTGCCGCAGACGCTGGACTGGCTGCGCGAGTTGGTGCGCATCCCCTCGATCAGCGTCCAACCCGAGCACGTGGCCGACTGCCGCCGCTCGGCCGAGGCGACCGCCGACCGGCTCCGCGACGCCGGCCTCGAGGACGTCCGGCTGCTCGAACTCGACGGCACGCACCCGTACGTGACCGGCTCGTGGGTGCACGCCGGCGAGGACGCACCGACGGTGCTGCTCTACGCCCACCACGACGTCCAACCGGTCGGCACGCCCGACCGCTGGAGTTCGGCACCGTTCGCGCCGACCGAGCGCGACGGCCGGTTGTACGGGCGCGGATCGGCCGACGACAAGGCGGGCATCCTCGCCCACGTCGCGGCGATCCGCGCCTGGCTCGACGCCCGCGGGTCGCTGCCGGTCAACGTCAAGGTGGTGGTCGAGGGCGAGGAGGAGATCGGCTCGCCCAACCTGCAGCGGTTCCTCGCGCGCCACGGTGCAGCGTTGCAGGCCGACGTGATCGTGCTCACCGACCTGACGAACTGGCAGGTCGGCTGGCCCGGACTCACCTATGCGCTGCGCGGCATGGCGGACGTGACCGTGACGGTGCGCGCCATGCAGCAACCGGTGCACTCGGGGATGTGGGGCGGCGTGGTCCCCGACGCGCTGACGGGCACGGTGCGGCTGCTCGCGAGCCTGCACGACGACACCGGCGCCATCGCCGTGGCCGGGTTCGAGGACGACGTGCGCCCGCTGGGCGAGGACGAGCGCGCCCGGCTGGCGGAGCTCGAGGGGGACGGGGTCGCGCTCGCCGAGGACTTCCGCCGCGACGCCCGCCTGGTGCCGGGCGCCGGGTTCGTGGGCGACGACCGTCGCACGGTCCTCGAACGGCTGTGGATGCGGCCCACCATCACCCCGACCGGCATGGACGTGCCGGCGGTGGCCGACGCCGCCAACACGCTGCTCGCGCAGGTGCGCACGAAGCTGTCGTGCCGGCTCGCTCCCGGGCAGGACCCCGAGCGGGCGCTGGCGGCGCTGCGCCGCCACCTCGAGGCGAACGTGCCGTGGGGGCTCGAGGTCGAGGTGGTCTTCGGGGAGCGCAACCCGGCCTGGGTGACCGAGCCCGGCGGTCCGGCCTGGGACGCCGCCGTCGCGGCGATGACGGCCGCGTACGGCCGTGCCCCCGCCGCGATGGGCTGCGGCGGCTCGATCCCGTTCGTCGAGCCGTTCAGCGACGCGTTCGGTGGCGCGCCGTGCCTGCTCGTCGGGGTGGAGGACCCCGGTTCCAACGCCCACGGCGAGGACGAGTCGCTCCACCTCGAGGACTTCGCCAAGGCCTGCCTGACCGAGGCGTTCCTGCTGGCCGGCCTGGCCGAGGTCCCGACCGCCTGA
- a CDS encoding ArsR/SmtB family transcription factor encodes MRLVDLRAGGRVPTPAVEVRASSGAELLRCAGVLITDDPDAFDVGPERIAAVRARTPDDLLDELRALSGDRGDKALLLLAEAGAVVPAPGTVQQIREALHDDPMLPWRLLAANLVFSDHYHDGPNPVELVQRVLDGDEDALEALRAMDAAGQCPAELEVLLRTSPADYRDRLVAAIDRFESEVFRDLQDEAMGAIERDVLHRRRQLDDEVPPAEVVLEATNGYELPEDDRTLRRVVLLPSFWFRPWLILGRLDEVEVLSTPVADQFVALPSEAPPPSLVKLAKALGDEGRLRLLRRMSGGPIMLADAMEELEVAKATAHHHLALLRQAGLVSLREEGRRTQYGLRGDPADTAAEALARYLRAPGWRDGDTAVDGG; translated from the coding sequence ATGCGACTGGTCGACCTCCGCGCCGGCGGGCGTGTGCCCACCCCCGCGGTCGAGGTGCGCGCGTCCAGCGGCGCCGAGCTGTTGCGCTGCGCGGGCGTGCTCATCACCGACGACCCCGACGCGTTCGACGTCGGACCCGAGCGCATCGCCGCCGTCCGGGCGCGTACGCCCGACGACCTGCTCGACGAACTGCGGGCGCTCTCGGGCGACCGTGGCGACAAGGCGCTGCTGCTGCTCGCCGAGGCGGGCGCCGTCGTGCCGGCCCCGGGCACGGTCCAGCAGATCCGCGAGGCGCTGCACGACGATCCGATGCTGCCGTGGCGGCTGCTGGCGGCCAACCTCGTGTTCTCCGACCACTACCACGACGGCCCGAACCCGGTCGAGCTCGTGCAACGGGTGCTGGACGGCGACGAGGACGCCCTCGAGGCGCTGCGCGCGATGGATGCCGCCGGACAATGCCCCGCCGAGCTCGAGGTGCTGCTGCGGACCAGCCCGGCCGACTACCGCGACCGGCTCGTCGCCGCCATCGACCGGTTCGAGTCCGAGGTGTTCCGCGACCTGCAGGACGAGGCGATGGGCGCCATCGAACGTGACGTGCTGCACCGCCGGCGCCAGCTCGACGACGAGGTCCCGCCCGCCGAGGTCGTTCTCGAGGCCACCAACGGCTACGAGCTGCCCGAGGACGACCGCACGCTGCGGCGGGTGGTGCTGCTGCCGAGCTTCTGGTTCCGACCGTGGCTGATCCTCGGCCGCCTCGACGAGGTCGAGGTCCTGTCCACCCCGGTGGCCGACCAGTTCGTCGCGCTGCCCAGCGAGGCACCGCCGCCGAGCCTGGTGAAGCTGGCCAAGGCACTGGGTGACGAGGGCCGTCTTCGGCTGCTGCGCCGCATGAGCGGTGGGCCGATCATGCTGGCCGACGCCATGGAGGAGCTCGAGGTCGCCAAGGCCACCGCACACCACCATCTCGCGCTGCTGCGCCAGGCCGGACTGGTCAGCCTGCGCGAGGAGGGACGACGGACCCAGTACGGCCTGCGGGGCGACCCGGCCGACACCGCCGCCGAGGCCCTGGCGCGCTACCTGCGCGCCCCCGGCTGGCGCGACGGGGACACGGCCGTGGACGGCGGCTGA
- a CDS encoding sodium:calcium antiporter, with protein MPILSLPVALLALALAAGAIALAGPRMVRVADRLADVTGLGEAFVGAVLVGAATSLPDILATALPAVRGFAELAVGNALGGVLGQTAFLAIADLTYRRANLEHAAASLPNLVQGTLLITLLGGVMVLFTAPEGAVLGVHPGSLVLLVVYGYGLRLVTETSQAPMWRAVETEETTLDVPDEPVSDDGAPARLWGAFAGLAAVLAGAGITLAVAGESLVSQAGWNEAAVGVFLTGVGSSLAELVVSIAAIRAGALTLAVGNVIGGNTFDTLLVVVADIAYRDGSVYAAVGSSAPLVTALALVATAVITLGLLRRERHGVGNIGVESVVVLLLYVGAIALVV; from the coding sequence ATGCCCATCCTTTCCCTTCCCGTGGCGTTGCTCGCGCTCGCGCTCGCCGCGGGCGCCATCGCGCTGGCCGGACCGCGGATGGTGCGGGTCGCCGATCGTCTCGCCGACGTCACCGGCCTCGGCGAGGCGTTCGTCGGAGCGGTGCTGGTGGGCGCGGCGACCTCGCTGCCCGACATCCTCGCCACCGCCCTGCCGGCCGTCCGCGGGTTCGCGGAGCTCGCGGTCGGCAACGCGCTGGGCGGGGTGCTCGGGCAGACCGCGTTCCTGGCGATCGCCGACCTGACCTACCGGCGGGCCAACCTCGAGCACGCCGCCGCGTCGCTGCCCAACCTCGTGCAGGGCACGTTGCTGATCACCCTGCTCGGGGGCGTGATGGTGCTGTTCACCGCCCCGGAGGGCGCCGTGCTCGGGGTGCACCCGGGGTCGCTGGTCCTGTTGGTGGTGTACGGCTACGGGCTGCGGCTGGTCACCGAGACCTCGCAGGCGCCGATGTGGCGGGCGGTCGAGACCGAGGAGACGACGCTCGACGTCCCCGACGAACCGGTGTCCGACGACGGGGCCCCCGCGCGCCTGTGGGGCGCCTTCGCCGGCCTCGCGGCGGTGCTGGCCGGCGCCGGCATCACCCTGGCGGTGGCCGGCGAGTCGCTGGTGTCGCAGGCCGGTTGGAACGAGGCGGCCGTCGGGGTGTTCCTGACCGGTGTGGGCTCGTCGCTGGCGGAACTGGTGGTGTCCATCGCGGCGATCCGTGCCGGTGCGTTGACCCTGGCGGTCGGCAACGTGATCGGCGGCAACACCTTCGACACGCTGCTCGTCGTCGTCGCCGACATCGCCTACCGCGACGGATCGGTGTACGCGGCGGTCGGGAGCAGCGCGCCGCTGGTGACCGCGCTGGCGCTGGTGGCGACCGCCGTGATCACCCTCGGGCTGTTGCGTCGCGAACGCCACGGCGTGGGCAACATCGGCGTCGAGTCGGTCGTCGTCCTGCTGCTCTACGTCGGCGCGATCGCGCTCGTCGTGTGA
- a CDS encoding ABC transporter permease subunit, translating to MAADTLPRTGADATDTAPPLAVLRGVLRDRRRSLLLWSVALAAITAVYVSFYPAMGEGADLDVFVENLPEGLVSALGYDQIGTSGGYLGSTVFGILGPALLLVFAIGWGARTLAGAEEDGTLELELTSPVSRTQVYLERLAALWLGVLLLAAVVFATTVGLIAVLDMELATVNVLAGSVGLLLLGLALGTLAVAVGAATGRRGIALGTAAGVAVLAFVADAIGPMVDGLGWLTAVSPWSWYLGEDPLVEGFDGVGLSLLAALAVVAALAGLVRYRHRDLGV from the coding sequence ATGGCCGCTGACACCCTGCCCCGGACCGGTGCCGACGCCACGGACACCGCGCCGCCGCTCGCCGTCCTGCGCGGCGTGCTGCGCGACCGGCGACGCTCGCTGCTGCTGTGGTCGGTGGCCCTGGCCGCGATCACGGCCGTCTACGTCAGCTTCTATCCCGCCATGGGCGAGGGCGCCGACCTCGACGTGTTCGTCGAGAACCTGCCCGAGGGACTCGTCAGCGCGCTCGGCTACGACCAGATCGGCACCTCCGGCGGCTACCTGGGCTCGACCGTGTTCGGCATCCTCGGTCCGGCCCTGTTGCTGGTCTTCGCCATCGGCTGGGGGGCCCGCACGCTGGCCGGTGCGGAGGAGGACGGCACGCTCGAGCTCGAGCTGACCTCGCCGGTCAGCCGGACGCAGGTCTACCTCGAACGGCTGGCCGCCCTGTGGCTCGGCGTGCTGCTGCTCGCCGCGGTGGTGTTCGCGACCACCGTCGGGCTGATCGCCGTGCTCGACATGGAGTTGGCGACGGTCAACGTCCTCGCCGGCTCGGTCGGACTGCTCCTGCTCGGCCTCGCGCTGGGGACGCTCGCCGTCGCCGTCGGTGCCGCGACCGGCCGACGCGGGATCGCCCTCGGCACCGCGGCCGGGGTCGCCGTGCTCGCCTTCGTCGCCGACGCGATCGGCCCGATGGTGGACGGGCTCGGCTGGCTGACCGCCGTCTCGCCGTGGTCGTGGTACCTCGGCGAGGACCCGCTCGTCGAGGGCTTCGACGGCGTGGGTCTGTCCCTGCTCGCCGCACTGGCCGTGGTGGCGGCGCTCGCCGGGCTGGTCCGCTACCGGCACCGCGACCTCGGGGTCTGA